The Brassica napus cultivar Da-Ae chromosome C7, Da-Ae, whole genome shotgun sequence genome has a segment encoding these proteins:
- the LOC125590353 gene encoding uncharacterized protein LOC125590353: MGLPLTTKALSKEDYEPLIDKIRTRMLSWTNKSLSYAGRLQLLNSVISSITHYGFPGFNIIFCIIFHSGMFGKTTGSWIWRKLLKLCPLAYQFIRVEVGNGEKAFFWHDDWLRIRKLIELTGATGTRYLGIVRSARVCDAVAQGQWRVRGQRRRHFQDLHAKIQAEPVPNQCMGEDRFLWRHETEVYKDSYSASRTWEQLRRKKEEVNWSSSVWFKQGVPRFAFIVLLAIQNRLSTGDRMRQWRIQQGCVLCGERDKTRDHLFFACPYSYTVWDRVVGKLMGRRINPDWSDMLRYIRNGAANLKNQVLISLLFQVVVYHIWRERNLRRNQQGQKGTELMISTINKTVKNRISSLGYEADHRLEGLLRRWFEVFD; encoded by the exons ATGGGTCTGCCATTGACTACAAAGGCTCTTTCTAAGGAGGATTATGAGCCTTTGATAGATAAAATCAGAACTCGAATGCTGTCGTGGACCAACAAGAGCTTATCTTATGCAGGGCGCTTGCAGCTTCTCAACTCAGTCATCTCCAGCATA ACTCACTATGGGTTTCCTGGGTTCAACATTATCTTTTGCATCATATTTCATTCTGGGATGTTCGGGAAGACAACAGGTTCCTGGATATGGAGGAAACTCCTTAAGTTGTGTCCTCTGGCCTATCAGTTCATCAGGGTGGAAGTTGGTAATGGTGAGAAAGCTTTCTTTTGGCATGATGATTGGTTGCGAATCAGGAAACTTATTGAGTTAACAGGAGCAACTGGCACAAGGTATCTAGGAATAGTTCGTAGTGCTCGggtgtgtgatgctgtggctcAAGGCCAATGGAGAGTGAGGGGACAGAGAAGGCGGCATTTCCAAGATTTACATGCCAAAATACAAGCAGAACCGGTACCTAATCAGTGCATGGGAGAGGATAGGTTTCTATGGAGGCACGAAACAGAGGTTTATAAGGACTCTTACTCAGCTTCAAGAACATGGGAACAGCTTCGACGCAAGAAAGAAGAAGTGAATTGGAGTAGTAGTGTGTGGTTCAAACAAGGTGTTCCTCGGTTTGCATTTATTGTGTTGCTTGCTATTCAGAATAGGCTCTCTACGGGAGACAGAATGAGGCAGTGGAGAATTCAGCAAGGTTGTGTCCTTTGTGGAGAGAGAGATAAGACGCGCGATCACTTGTTTTTCGCTTGTCCTTACTCTTATACCGTCTGGGATAGAGTCGTTGGCAAGCTTATGGGACGGAGAATCAATCCTGACTGGTCTGATATGCTCAGATATATTCGAAATGGAGCAGCCAATCTTAAGAATCAGGTGCTCATCAGTTTGCTCTTTCAAGTGGTGGTTTATCATATCTGGCGTGAACGCAATCTAAGGAGAAATCAACAAGGCCAGAAGGGGACTGAGCTGATGATTAGTACAATCAATAAGACAGTAAAAAATAGGATATCTTCTTTGGGTTATGAGGCAGATCATAGATTGGAAGGACTTCTTCGGAGATGGTTCGAGGTTTTTGATTGA